A section of the Castanea sativa cultivar Marrone di Chiusa Pesio chromosome 12, ASM4071231v1 genome encodes:
- the LOC142619582 gene encoding phospholipase SGR2-like — MIQRLTGSEEGWIDHMLQDKTFEHPYLQALGSHTNYWRDHDTALFILKHLYRDIPEDPNSPAESSGGNSKEESGSTGWSDQRETVDEELPLTFSDTVMVRNFSRKAKKIWMKR, encoded by the exons ATGATTCAGAGATTAACTGGAAGTGAAGAAGGATGGATTGATCACATGCTTCAA GATAAAACATTTGAGCATCCATACTTACAAGCCCTTGGATCACATAC AAACTATTGGAGGGATCATGATACCGCTCTTTTCATATTAAAACACTTGTATCGAGATATACCTGAAGACCCCAACTCACCTGCGGAATCTAGTGGGGGCAACTCAAAAGAAGAAAGTGGTTCCACAGGTTGGTCTGATCAAAGAGAGACTGTTGATGAAGAACTTCCATTAACATTCTCTGACACAGTTATGGTTagaaatttttcaagaaaagcCAAGAAGATTTGGATGAAGCGTTGA